One Argonema galeatum A003/A1 DNA window includes the following coding sequences:
- the dndC gene encoding DNA phosphorothioation system sulfurtransferase DndC encodes MTETQQMSLFPGRNVTELVEDIQLLTEEIQDLYCLDEIPWVIGYSGGKDSTAVLQLIWNAIASLPPEKRTKKIDVITTDTLVENPIVSAWVRNSLARMKAAALEQKMPVEPHLLQPEFTETFWVGLIGKGYPAPRGKFRWCTERLKINPSNRFIRDLIRNSGETILVLGTRKAESTKRAYRMKKMEAKRVRARLSPNMNLPNSLVYSVIEDWRDDEVWLYLMQWENPWGYSNKDLFAMYRGATADNECPLVVDTSTASCGSSRFGCWVCTMVSQDKSLTAMIQNDEEKEWLQPLLDFRVELDVEDSRDRRDFRRRNGNVQLYERNLDEEISIEPIPGPYTKEAREHLLSRLLTVQAEIRRNAPPEMRDITLITNEELSEIRRIWLEERHEFDDSLPKIYQEVTGEPFQDTRPGADRTLLGSDEWTVLAEICEEDTMYLELMAKLLDTERQYYTKSRRTGIYDDLEKYFESSSRSKEDAIQKAHNQRDFKQAANEGNVDTIKTRVQGLDTIQNEIEKPKDTSKQLTWGSLKFPTNDVDDSEEEG; translated from the coding sequence ATGACAGAAACTCAGCAGATGTCATTATTCCCAGGGCGCAACGTTACCGAGTTAGTGGAAGACATACAATTGCTAACTGAAGAAATTCAAGATCTGTATTGTCTTGACGAAATCCCTTGGGTAATTGGATATAGTGGGGGCAAGGATTCAACAGCAGTATTACAGCTAATTTGGAATGCGATCGCTTCTCTCCCACCAGAAAAGCGTACCAAGAAGATTGATGTTATCACAACAGACACGCTTGTAGAAAATCCAATTGTATCAGCATGGGTTCGTAATTCTCTTGCTCGAATGAAAGCTGCTGCTCTAGAACAGAAAATGCCGGTAGAACCGCATTTGCTGCAACCAGAGTTTACAGAAACATTCTGGGTCGGTTTGATTGGAAAAGGCTACCCAGCTCCTAGAGGTAAATTTCGCTGGTGTACTGAACGCCTCAAAATTAATCCATCTAATCGTTTTATCCGTGATCTTATCCGAAACAGTGGTGAAACAATTCTTGTGTTAGGTACTCGTAAAGCTGAAAGCACAAAACGTGCCTACAGAATGAAAAAAATGGAAGCAAAACGAGTACGCGCTCGCCTCAGTCCTAATATGAACTTGCCAAACTCTCTGGTTTATAGCGTTATTGAAGACTGGCGTGATGATGAAGTTTGGCTTTATCTGATGCAATGGGAAAACCCTTGGGGATATAGCAACAAAGATTTATTTGCTATGTATCGAGGTGCGACAGCAGATAATGAATGTCCCTTGGTAGTTGATACTTCTACTGCTAGTTGTGGCAGTTCTCGTTTTGGGTGCTGGGTTTGCACTATGGTTAGTCAGGATAAATCCCTGACAGCAATGATCCAGAATGATGAGGAGAAAGAGTGGCTACAGCCTCTACTTGATTTCCGTGTTGAACTGGATGTTGAAGATAGTCGTGATCGACGCGATTTTAGACGGCGAAATGGTAATGTGCAACTGTACGAGCGCAATTTAGATGAAGAAATCTCAATAGAGCCTATTCCTGGCCCATATACTAAGGAAGCGCGAGAACATTTGCTGAGTCGGCTTCTAACTGTTCAAGCTGAAATTCGTCGCAATGCACCGCCAGAAATGCGTGACATCACCCTCATCACCAACGAAGAACTCAGCGAAATTCGCCGCATCTGGCTAGAAGAAAGACACGAATTCGATGATAGCTTACCCAAAATTTACCAAGAAGTCACAGGCGAACCATTTCAAGATACCCGTCCTGGCGCAGACAGAACACTACTAGGGAGTGATGAATGGACAGTGTTAGCAGAAATCTGCGAAGAGGATACCATGTACCTAGAACTGATGGCGAAACTGCTAGACACAGAACGCCAATACTATACAAAATCTCGTCGGACTGGAATATATGACGACTTAGAGAAATACTTCGAGAGTAGTTCTCGTTCAAAAGAAGACGCAATTCAAAAAGCCCACAATCAACGCGACTTCAAACAGGCAGCGAATGAAGGCAATGTTGATACCATTAAAACTAGAGTTCAAGGGTTAGATACCATTCAAAATGAAATTGAAAAACCCAAGGACACCTCTAAACAACTAACTTGGGGAAGTTTGAAATTTCCAACTAACGATGTAGATGATTCAGAAGAGGAGGGTTGA
- a CDS encoding DNA sulfur modification protein DndB produces the protein MSDNNPPQSDLNPELDEVLEPYFAKYHRQKCYPGLIFRQGKRKMVQINIPADDLPTLLQAKPSTGNDPDSGKNRPEVKGHAEEIKQYILKRARKGQPWILGTLTANVAPDKIDIIELGRGICLVIIPRGVKLDITDGQHRKRAIHELIESAEGELIGDNDFPITLVLEEDFNQCQADFRDMAQTRQLDQSLLLSFGEFEGRVGITKSLLEKVPMFYNKTDRIKRSPDKKLIYTTNFIARSVSCAFTDDPSNELKDYDVAEASDILASCLNKIFSECTQTKYIFETSIEKLTIEDVAKFKEYCILGMSVGLEVLGRLLYCTYDTDSQDFKPEKVSQLAQLDWSRKSHLWDGNIILPNQKQNDAKPYKISQNASAVKIAVGVAKAHQGWI, from the coding sequence ATGTCTGACAATAACCCTCCTCAGTCCGATCTAAATCCAGAACTTGATGAGGTGCTTGAGCCATACTTCGCCAAATACCACCGTCAGAAGTGCTATCCAGGGCTGATTTTCCGGCAGGGGAAGCGAAAAATGGTGCAAATCAATATCCCGGCGGATGACTTACCTACTCTTCTCCAGGCAAAACCATCAACTGGTAACGATCCTGATTCTGGTAAAAATCGCCCAGAGGTAAAGGGTCATGCTGAGGAAATAAAACAATATATTCTTAAACGTGCCAGAAAGGGTCAACCCTGGATTTTGGGGACACTGACAGCAAATGTCGCTCCTGACAAGATTGACATTATCGAATTAGGCAGGGGGATTTGTCTAGTAATCATTCCTCGCGGCGTTAAGTTAGATATTACTGATGGACAGCATCGCAAGCGTGCTATTCACGAGTTAATTGAAAGTGCTGAAGGGGAGTTAATAGGTGATAATGATTTCCCTATTACGCTGGTTTTAGAGGAAGACTTTAATCAGTGTCAGGCAGATTTCCGAGATATGGCGCAGACAAGACAACTAGATCAATCCTTACTTTTGTCATTTGGTGAGTTTGAAGGTCGAGTTGGCATTACCAAAAGCTTACTTGAAAAAGTGCCAATGTTTTATAATAAGACAGATAGAATTAAAAGAAGTCCAGACAAAAAATTGATATACACAACTAATTTTATAGCACGATCGGTGAGTTGCGCGTTTACTGATGATCCAAGTAATGAACTTAAAGATTATGACGTTGCGGAAGCATCAGATATTTTGGCTAGCTGTCTTAATAAAATTTTCTCAGAATGTACTCAGACAAAATATATTTTTGAAACAAGCATTGAAAAATTGACAATTGAAGATGTTGCTAAATTTAAGGAATACTGTATCTTGGGTATGAGTGTAGGTTTAGAAGTTTTAGGTCGTTTGCTATACTGTACTTATGACACAGATAGCCAAGATTTTAAACCTGAAAAAGTCTCGCAACTGGCTCAACTGGATTGGTCAAGAAAAAGCCATCTTTGGGATGGGAATATCATTTTACCTAACCAAAAGCAGAACGATGCCAAACCATACAAAATTTCACAAAATGCCAGTGCTGTAAAAATAGCAGTCGGTGTGGCAAAAGCTCATCAGGGATGGATATAA
- the dndB gene encoding DNA sulfur modification protein DndB: MLNISTPNFEYVLPVIRGIQSGREYYVSMCPVRLLPKLFPLDDEEILPEMRGKRTLNRQRVPVIAKYILDNPKSYIFSAITASIDADITFEPIGPDKEGRKIGRLRVPMDGRFIINDGQHRRAALEMALKDNPELGYETIALILFLDIGLERSQQIFSDLNRYSVHPDSSLNILYDYRDKYANLVRAVVKQVEVFRNLTDCDRNILPTRSGKLFTLNSIYNATLALLVNHRDGELESAIEIAVRFWNTVSSYIPDWEQVLRKKVDAGEMRRDYIHSHPTTLAALGATGATLLSLYPENWSENLEGLAQIDWSKSNLDWERGILSKGGISGSRTSVSLMTAYLKKRLNLPLTADE; this comes from the coding sequence ATGCTTAACATTTCAACTCCAAATTTTGAATATGTGTTACCAGTAATTCGGGGAATTCAGTCAGGACGCGAATACTATGTTTCTATGTGTCCGGTGCGACTTCTGCCGAAACTTTTCCCTTTGGATGATGAGGAAATACTGCCAGAAATGAGGGGAAAGCGGACGTTAAATCGCCAACGAGTGCCAGTAATTGCTAAATATATTTTGGATAATCCTAAAAGCTATATTTTTTCGGCGATTACGGCATCTATTGATGCAGATATTACTTTTGAACCGATCGGCCCCGATAAGGAAGGAAGGAAAATTGGCCGATTGCGTGTGCCGATGGATGGAAGGTTTATAATTAATGATGGACAACATCGACGGGCGGCGTTAGAAATGGCGCTGAAGGATAATCCCGAATTGGGATATGAGACGATCGCACTTATTCTATTTTTGGATATTGGTTTGGAACGATCGCAACAAATCTTCTCCGATCTCAACCGTTACTCAGTCCATCCCGATTCATCCTTGAATATTTTATACGATTATCGGGACAAATACGCTAATCTGGTGAGGGCGGTTGTGAAGCAAGTCGAGGTTTTCCGAAATCTGACAGATTGCGATCGTAATATACTCCCCACCCGTTCCGGTAAACTATTCACCCTCAATAGCATATATAATGCTACTCTTGCCCTTTTAGTTAATCATCGGGATGGGGAATTGGAGAGTGCGATCGAAATTGCCGTCCGTTTCTGGAATACAGTCAGCAGCTATATTCCAGACTGGGAACAAGTTTTACGCAAAAAGGTAGACGCCGGGGAGATGCGGCGGGACTACATTCACTCTCACCCCACCACCCTTGCAGCTTTAGGCGCAACAGGCGCAACTCTCCTCTCCCTTTATCCTGAGAATTGGTCAGAAAATCTCGAAGGATTAGCGCAAATTGACTGGTCAAAGTCTAATCTAGATTGGGAAAGGGGTATTTTGTCTAAAGGTGGGATATCTGGGTCACGTACCAGTGTTAGTCTGATGACTGCTTATCTTAAAAAGCGTCTGAATTTGCCGCTAACTGCGGATGAGTAA
- a CDS encoding DGQHR domain-containing protein: MNIPSNPATDLASQILDRENQEKQALALLLDRFLSRNDQILVQKIEMGGSEAYIGSVTLEWFASRVRFASRLPLFRPKFNSDTQNIEIDAETIEEIQQRPLDWSRQAPLAQYLAARKHHKFPPVLVVINQPWVDNPKADEWGEEGKAIKSAADFMPLDKDAKVGLLNVSEDVTIFALDGQHRLMGVQGLMELIQTGKLQRYKKEKKPTGGVITVDDLREEYQVDPAYLQNLAKEKIGIEFISAIVPGETREEARRRVRSIFVHVNLMAAPLTKGQLAQLDENNGFAIIARKLAVTHPLFKDKENRSPRVNWDSATVASKATVLTTLQALTEMSERYLGQKFPHWKPSQDKGLIPMRPDDEELEEGLAEFHKLFDYLANLPSLQRLESGEETPQLRRFSFEKDGGEGNILFRPVGQVALAQALGIVVFRKKLSLKTVFDKLRKFDTDDGFSNMEYPESLWYGVLYDPNKKRILVAGRDLATKLIVYILGGVHDDLERADLRRDLAEARTFEDKAVGFNGKFVAPKEVGLPPVLN; this comes from the coding sequence ATGAATATTCCCAGCAATCCCGCCACAGACCTCGCGAGTCAAATCCTGGACAGAGAAAACCAAGAAAAACAAGCACTAGCTCTCCTTTTAGACCGATTTCTCAGCCGAAACGACCAAATTTTAGTCCAAAAAATCGAAATGGGTGGTAGCGAAGCTTATATCGGTTCAGTCACCCTCGAATGGTTTGCCAGTCGAGTTCGCTTCGCCTCGCGCCTACCGCTTTTCCGTCCCAAATTCAATTCGGACACCCAAAATATTGAAATTGACGCCGAAACCATAGAAGAAATTCAACAACGTCCCTTAGATTGGTCGCGTCAAGCACCGTTAGCGCAGTATTTAGCAGCGCGAAAACATCACAAATTCCCACCAGTTTTAGTAGTAATAAATCAACCTTGGGTAGATAACCCCAAAGCTGACGAATGGGGAGAAGAGGGAAAGGCAATTAAATCTGCAGCTGATTTTATGCCATTAGATAAAGATGCAAAAGTTGGTTTATTGAACGTTTCCGAAGATGTGACTATTTTTGCTTTAGACGGTCAACATCGCCTCATGGGAGTACAGGGATTAATGGAGTTAATTCAAACCGGGAAACTCCAGCGATATAAAAAGGAGAAGAAACCTACAGGCGGGGTAATTACAGTTGATGACCTCAGAGAGGAATACCAAGTAGACCCTGCTTATTTGCAAAACTTAGCCAAAGAAAAGATAGGCATTGAATTTATTTCCGCCATCGTTCCAGGGGAAACCCGCGAAGAAGCAAGAAGGCGAGTCAGGTCTATTTTTGTTCACGTCAACTTGATGGCGGCACCTTTAACAAAAGGACAGTTAGCACAACTAGATGAAAATAACGGTTTTGCAATTATTGCTAGAAAACTTGCCGTCACTCATCCCCTATTCAAAGATAAAGAAAATCGCAGTCCTCGAGTGAATTGGGATAGTGCGACCGTCGCATCAAAAGCAACAGTTTTAACAACTTTGCAAGCGCTGACAGAGATGTCGGAACGGTATTTGGGGCAAAAATTTCCTCACTGGAAACCATCGCAAGATAAGGGTTTAATTCCCATGCGTCCCGATGATGAGGAACTGGAAGAAGGGTTGGCAGAATTTCATAAATTATTCGATTATTTAGCCAATTTACCGAGTTTGCAGAGATTGGAATCGGGTGAGGAAACCCCCCAATTGCGCCGCTTCAGTTTTGAGAAAGATGGGGGGGAAGGGAATATACTTTTCCGTCCGGTGGGACAAGTTGCTTTAGCGCAAGCTTTGGGAATTGTGGTATTTCGGAAAAAGTTGTCGCTGAAAACTGTTTTCGATAAACTTCGCAAGTTCGATACTGATGATGGGTTTAGTAATATGGAGTATCCAGAGTCGCTTTGGTATGGAGTTTTGTATGACCCGAATAAGAAGCGGATTCTAGTTGCGGGAAGAGATTTGGCGACGAAATTAATAGTGTATATTTTGGGGGGAGTTCATGATGATTTGGAACGTGCGGATTTGCGTCGGGATCTTGCTGAAGCGAGAACTTTTGAAGATAAAGCAGTAGGATTTAATGGGAAATTTGTTGCACCGAAAGAAGTGGGATTGCCGCCAGTTTTGAATTAA
- a CDS encoding DNA phosphorothioation-associated protein 4 — protein sequence MSASKIRIAKDKADWVKTLTISKETTGPFQTYADVMVFAAALGAKRKKRSPLGEISKRDPLPIGIEIFISRGYDAVIKLLAIAETKSTQILSPTDENSEEQRIHIFEEYANGGLEILQDELRGTVNYSETLLLLLISEKGKREEREGEFDLTRFLS from the coding sequence ATGAGTGCAAGTAAAATCAGAATTGCTAAAGATAAAGCGGATTGGGTAAAAACTTTAACTATCTCCAAGGAAACAACTGGGCCTTTTCAAACTTATGCTGATGTGATGGTATTTGCAGCAGCATTGGGTGCAAAGCGGAAAAAGCGATCGCCTCTGGGTGAAATCTCCAAAAGAGATCCCCTACCAATAGGAATAGAAATTTTTATATCAAGGGGATATGATGCGGTAATTAAGTTGTTAGCGATAGCAGAAACTAAAAGTACACAAATCCTTTCCCCTACAGATGAAAATTCAGAGGAACAACGCATCCATATTTTTGAAGAATATGCCAATGGAGGACTAGAGATTTTGCAAGATGAATTACGAGGAACAGTAAACTATTCAGAAACACTTCTGTTACTCCTAATTTCTGAAAAAGGGAAGCGAGAGGAAAGAGAAGGCGAGTTCGATCTCACCAGATTCCTGTCTTGA
- a CDS encoding AAA family ATPase: protein MKLISLKICNFRCFYGKMPEILLSGEEQRNTTIIHGNNGSGKTTLLNAFTWVLYEKFTAAFASEERLVNKRAIAEAKPGESVECWVEIVWEHDDKRYRAKRECRAYKGETIEQGESKLYMQIAGDDGRWNLPQQLPEDIIGRILPESLHQYFFFDGERIERIVRSDNKLEIAEATKTMLGMKVLNRSIEHLGNAKKALEEELKSIGNTETRQILKQKEQKEKETEKLTNRQTEISQELSHQETLKKETSNRFRDVSGAKDLEERRKELETQKTTNIDRLKQSKEALQRAISIRGYAVFLPEVIADFRAIVNDLKQRGELSGGISQEFVNELLNSKRCICGTELHEGNHFHENVSNWLDKASIAAVEETTIRTIAQVDEIDKQTPKFWEDIDKEQANINQFRQEISRLETQLDNISEELRKNPAEEIRNLQKRVDEIEGKIRELTLEEGENKQKIADLKIEIENLGKQIAKQELNEAKQALAQRRIAVSQDAIERLTDFRYRLDKHFRVQLEKRVQEIFSSISFKNYLPKLTDKYELTLVENTAGREAPVAASTGENQILSLSFIGGIIDRVREWSKDELMVPDSSTFPIVMDSPFGSLDEIYRRQIANIIPKLANQLVVLVTKTQWRGEVEKEMTNRIGKEYVLTYYSSKPDCEEDTIELDGVPYSLVRQSPNEYEYTEVTEVEYEF, encoded by the coding sequence ATGAAGTTAATTTCTCTCAAAATTTGTAACTTTCGCTGCTTTTATGGGAAAATGCCAGAAATTTTACTTTCTGGGGAAGAACAGCGAAACACGACGATTATTCACGGTAACAACGGATCCGGAAAAACGACGTTGTTGAATGCGTTTACGTGGGTGCTGTATGAGAAGTTTACAGCGGCTTTTGCTTCGGAAGAACGGTTGGTGAATAAAAGAGCGATCGCAGAAGCAAAACCGGGAGAATCTGTAGAATGTTGGGTAGAAATTGTTTGGGAACACGACGACAAACGCTATCGCGCTAAACGAGAATGTCGCGCCTACAAAGGCGAAACCATCGAACAAGGCGAAAGTAAACTGTATATGCAGATAGCTGGAGACGATGGGAGATGGAACCTTCCACAACAGCTTCCCGAAGATATAATTGGGCGAATTTTACCGGAAAGTTTGCATCAGTATTTCTTCTTTGACGGAGAGAGGATCGAGAGAATTGTGCGTTCTGACAATAAACTAGAAATTGCAGAAGCAACGAAAACGATGCTGGGAATGAAGGTATTAAATCGTTCCATTGAGCATCTGGGAAACGCGAAAAAAGCCTTGGAAGAAGAGTTAAAATCAATTGGCAATACGGAAACGCGCCAAATATTAAAGCAGAAAGAACAAAAAGAGAAAGAGACTGAGAAATTAACTAATCGCCAAACTGAGATTAGCCAGGAGTTATCGCACCAAGAAACGCTCAAAAAAGAAACCAGCAACCGTTTTCGGGATGTTAGCGGTGCCAAAGATTTAGAAGAGAGACGCAAAGAGTTAGAAACTCAAAAAACCACAAACATAGACAGACTAAAACAAAGTAAAGAAGCGTTGCAACGAGCTATTTCAATCAGAGGTTACGCAGTTTTCCTACCAGAAGTAATCGCTGACTTTCGTGCGATCGTAAATGATTTGAAACAGAGAGGTGAGTTAAGTGGTGGAATTTCACAGGAATTTGTTAATGAATTACTGAATTCCAAACGCTGTATTTGTGGTACAGAGTTACACGAGGGAAATCACTTTCACGAAAATGTCAGCAATTGGTTAGATAAAGCTAGCATAGCTGCTGTGGAAGAAACGACTATCCGCACGATCGCACAGGTGGATGAAATTGATAAACAAACGCCGAAATTTTGGGAGGATATTGACAAAGAACAAGCTAATATAAATCAGTTTAGGCAAGAAATTTCCCGCCTTGAGACGCAGCTAGATAATATTAGCGAAGAGTTGAGAAAAAATCCGGCAGAAGAGATTCGCAACTTGCAAAAACGAGTGGATGAAATTGAAGGTAAAATCCGAGAGTTAACTTTAGAAGAGGGAGAGAATAAGCAGAAGATTGCGGATTTAAAAATTGAGATTGAAAATCTCGGTAAGCAAATCGCCAAACAGGAATTGAATGAGGCGAAGCAAGCGCTTGCACAGCGACGCATTGCCGTTAGTCAGGATGCGATCGAACGTTTAACGGATTTTAGATATCGTTTAGATAAGCATTTTCGGGTGCAATTGGAAAAGCGGGTTCAGGAGATTTTCAGTTCAATTTCATTTAAAAATTACCTGCCAAAACTCACCGATAAATATGAGTTAACGCTAGTAGAAAATACGGCAGGTAGAGAAGCACCAGTCGCCGCCTCAACGGGAGAAAACCAAATTCTCAGTCTATCATTTATCGGTGGCATCATTGACAGAGTGCGAGAGTGGAGTAAAGACGAATTGATGGTGCCAGATAGCAGCACATTTCCAATTGTGATGGATTCGCCGTTTGGCAGTTTGGATGAAATTTATCGCAGGCAAATTGCTAATATTATTCCCAAATTGGCGAATCAATTGGTGGTTTTAGTCACTAAAACGCAGTGGCGGGGTGAGGTAGAAAAGGAAATGACTAATCGTATTGGTAAGGAGTATGTGCTGACTTATTACTCTTCTAAACCAGATTGCGAAGAAGATACAATTGAGTTGGATGGTGTTCCCTATTCCTTGGTGCGGCAAAGTCCGAATGAGTATGAATATACGGAAGTTACAGAGGTGGAGTATGAGTTTTAG
- a CDS encoding type II toxin-antitoxin system VapC family toxin, translating into MSYLLDTHILLWWLFNDPKLNQECRDIIRNPNHRILVSSASAWEIATKYRIGKLPEAKPLVDNYQYTLQKAKFNELTITNAHALRAGNLPISHRDPFDRMLMAQAELENLPIITYDNAFQTGLIQVIPSP; encoded by the coding sequence ATGAGCTACCTGCTTGACACTCATATTCTGCTCTGGTGGCTTTTTAATGACCCGAAACTTAATCAAGAGTGCCGAGACATCATTCGCAACCCCAACCATCGCATTTTGGTTAGCAGTGCCTCTGCTTGGGAAATTGCTACCAAATACCGGATCGGCAAACTACCTGAAGCTAAACCTTTGGTTGATAATTATCAGTACACATTACAGAAAGCGAAGTTTAACGAGCTAACTATCACCAACGCTCACGCATTGAGAGCAGGAAACTTGCCTATTTCGCATCGAGATCCGTTCGATCGGATGCTGATGGCTCAGGCAGAACTAGAAAACTTGCCTATTATCACTTACGATAATGCTTTCCAAACTGGGTTAATTCAGGTAATTCCCTCCCCCTAG